The sequence GCTCGCGGTGGACGCGCAAACGCAGTTGCCCGACGATCTGCTGCTCCTGACCGACAAGATGAGCATGGCGACCTCCCTGGAATGCCGGGTGCCCTTGCTCGACCATGAGCTGGTCGAGCTCGCGGCCGCGATGCCGGAAGCGATCAAGGTCCGCGGCGGGCGGCTCAAGCACGTGCTCAAGCAGGCGCTGGCGCCCCTGCTGCCCGAGGACATCCTGGAACGCAAGAAGCGAGGGTTCGGCACGCCGATGGGCGCGTGGCTGCGCGGGGATCTGGCGCCGTTGCGCGAGTCGCTGCTCTCGGAAGAGGCCGTCCGAGCGCGCGGGCTGTTCGAGCCCGCATCGGTGCGCCAGCTGATCCGCGATCACGAGCAGAATCGCATCGACGGCACCGACCGCATCCTCTGCCTGCTGAATCTGGAGGTATGGGCGCGTATCTACCTGGATGCGCGCTCGCCCGACGACGTGGCGGCGGAACTCAAGGCGACGCTCGCGTGAAGATACTCTACGTGTGCCACCGCTTTCCTTTTCCGCCCAAGCGAGGCGGCAAGATCCGGCCGTTCAACATGATCCGCCATCTCGCGCGCAACCACGAGGTGACGGTTGCTTCGCTGGCGCGCTCCGATGCGGAGGCGAAGGAAGGCGAGGGCATCGCCCCCCATTGCACCCGATTCGTGATGTCGCAAGTAAGCGATCCGGTGCAGTCGCTGCGAATGGTTTCTCGGCTGCCGACGACGACGCCTTCCTCGATGGGGTTTTTCTACTCGACCTCCCTGCGCCGGCAGGTTGCGCGGTTGCTCCGGGAGCAGCGCTTCGATCTCATCTTCGTGCACTGCTCGTCGGTCGCGCAGTACGTCGCACACGTGAGCGACACGCCCAAGATTCTCGATTTCGGGGACATGGATTCGCAGAAGTGGATCGAGTACGCGCGCTACAAACCATTCCCGCTTTCGGCGGGTTATCGGTTCGAGGGCGTGAAGATGGCGCGTGAAGAGCGCCGCCTCGCCCGGCGGTTCGACATGTGTACGGCGACCACGCGGGCGGAATGGGAAACTCTGGAGTCGTACGCAACCGGTGTGGCGAGCGCCTGGTTCCCGAACGGCGTCGACAGCGAATACTTTGCGCCGAGCAGCGATCCGCCCGACAGGGATACGATCTGCTTCGTCGGTCGCATGGACTACTATCCAAACCAGGAGTGCATGTTCGACTTCTGCGCCAATACGCTGCCCAGGATTCAGGAGAAGCGACCCGGCGTCAAACTCTTGATCGTCGGTGCGGATCCAACGCCAGCGGTGCGTCGCCTCGCCACGATCCCGGGCGTGACCGTGACGGGGTCAGTTCCCGATGTGCGGCCCTACGTGCACCGGTCCGCGCTCATGGTCGCACCGCTCAACATCGCGCGTGGAACCCAGAACAAGATACTCGAGGCGATGGCCATGGGTGTACCGGTGGTCACCAGCGCGGTTGCTGCCGGCGGGGTGGATGCCGTGGCCGGTGCGCACTTCCTGGTGGCTGATACGCCAGAGGACTTCGCGACTGCTGTTCTGCGCTTGCTCGACGACGGCAACGAGCGTACACGTCTCGCGCAGGCGGGACGGGAGCGGATGCTGTCGCACCACGGCTGGAGCGGCTCCATGCAGCGCCTCGACCGGATCATCGAGCGATGCCTGGCAGGCCGGAGCGGCCGTGTGCAGCCGAGCGGCAGTGCCGAAGCCGGACCGGTCGGATCGCGGGCGCCTGTCGATGGAAACCAGCTGAGCTGAAGGAAATGCTGCAATGCTGAAGCGATTGATGGACACCGCCGCCTACCTGCTGTTTCCGCGGCCGGTGCATATTCGCTGGCTGAAACGAAATCCTTCATCCTGGCTGGGACGGCACTACCCTGGCCCGCTCATCAAGCTCGACGTCAGCCCTCTCAGCGAGAAGATCGAGGAGTTGGCGGTGGCCACGCACGAGTTGGGCGCGCAGCCACTTTGGACAGGATACGGCGGCAAGACGGCGGGGCAGAGCCGACGCTCGAACGATGTGCGCACCAGCCGGGTGATGGGAAACTTCTACGCCAGCCTGGCCGTTCGCAGGAAGCCCAAGGTCGTCGTGGAGTTCGGCACTGCGTTCGGCATTTCGGGCATGTATTGGCTCGCGGGCATCGAAGCCAACCAGGAAGGCGTGCTCCTGACTTTCGAGCCCAACGAGGTATGGGCACAGATCGCGCAAGGGAATCTGTCGCAGATCAGCAGTCGCTTCACCTTCACCCAGGGTACGTTCGAGGACAACATAGACGCGTGCCTCCCCCGGGGAAGCAGTATCGACATCGCTTTCATCGACGCGATCCATACGCGGGAGTTCGTCGTGCCCCAGTTGAACCTGGTGGCGGAGAGAAGCGCGCCCGGAAGCCTCATTCTCATCGACGACATCGAATACACGTCGGACATGAAGCGGTGCTGGGAAGAGATCGCAGCCGAAAATCGTTTCGCCGCGGCCGCCACGTTGGGGAGTCGGGTAGGCATTCTGGAACTCGGCGAGGCCCGGACACCGAGGGTCACGGTCAGTGAGCCCG is a genomic window of Betaproteobacteria bacterium containing:
- a CDS encoding TIGR03087 family PEP-CTERM/XrtA system glycosyltransferase, which encodes MKILYVCHRFPFPPKRGGKIRPFNMIRHLARNHEVTVASLARSDAEAKEGEGIAPHCTRFVMSQVSDPVQSLRMVSRLPTTTPSSMGFFYSTSLRRQVARLLREQRFDLIFVHCSSVAQYVAHVSDTPKILDFGDMDSQKWIEYARYKPFPLSAGYRFEGVKMAREERRLARRFDMCTATTRAEWETLESYATGVASAWFPNGVDSEYFAPSSDPPDRDTICFVGRMDYYPNQECMFDFCANTLPRIQEKRPGVKLLIVGADPTPAVRRLATIPGVTVTGSVPDVRPYVHRSALMVAPLNIARGTQNKILEAMAMGVPVVTSAVAAGGVDAVAGAHFLVADTPEDFATAVLRLLDDGNERTRLAQAGRERMLSHHGWSGSMQRLDRIIERCLAGRSGRVQPSGSAEAGPVGSRAPVDGNQLS
- a CDS encoding class I SAM-dependent methyltransferase; protein product: MLKRLMDTAAYLLFPRPVHIRWLKRNPSSWLGRHYPGPLIKLDVSPLSEKIEELAVATHELGAQPLWTGYGGKTAGQSRRSNDVRTSRVMGNFYASLAVRRKPKVVVEFGTAFGISGMYWLAGIEANQEGVLLTFEPNEVWAQIAQGNLSQISSRFTFTQGTFEDNIDACLPRGSSIDIAFIDAIHTREFVVPQLNLVAERSAPGSLILIDDIEYTSDMKRCWEEIAAENRFAAAATLGSRVGILELGEARTPRVTVSEPARAG